The following coding sequences lie in one Saccopteryx bilineata isolate mSacBil1 chromosome X, mSacBil1_pri_phased_curated, whole genome shotgun sequence genomic window:
- the EMD gene encoding emerin yields MDDYAVLSDAELAAVLRQYNIPHGPVVGSTRKLYEKKIFEYETQRRRLSPPNSSASSHSYRFSDVDSSSVNSDMYDLPKKEDALLYQSKGYNDDYYEESYMNTRTYGEPEFVFTSKGVRQPSASLSDADTFHHQVRDDSLLSSEEEGKNRERPVYGRDSAYQNIAHYRPASNVSRSSLSLSYYPTSSSTSSGLSSSSSPPSWLTRRAIRPEKQAPGAGVGQDRQVPLWGQLLLFLVFAAFLLLVYYSMQPEDGNPFQMEP; encoded by the exons ATGGATGACTACGCGGTGCTGTCGGACGCTGAGCTGGCCGCCGTGCTGCGCCAGTACAACATCCCGCACGGGCCTGTCGTGG GCTCCACTCGCAAGCTCTACGAAAAGAAAATCTTCGAGTACGAGACCCAGAGACGGAGGCTTTCGCCCCCAAATTCGTCTGCATCCTCTCACTCCTATCGGTTCTCTG ACGTAGATTCATCATCAGTGAACTCGGATATGTACGATTTGCCCAAGAAAGAGGACGCCTTACTTTACCAGAGCAAGG GCTATAATGATGACTACTATGAGGAGAGTTACATGAACACCAGGACTTATGGGGAACCTGAGTTTGTGTTCACATCCAAGGGTGTCCGCCAGCCCTCGGCTTCACTCTCAGATGCTGACACCTTTCACCACCAG GTGCGTGATGACAGTCTTCTCTCTTCAGAAGAGGAGGGCAAGAATAG GGAACGCCCCGTATATGGCCGGGACAGTGCCTACCAGAACATCGCACACTACCGCCCTGCTTCTAACGTCTCCAGAAGCTCCCTGAGCCTGTCCTATTATCCCACATCCTCCTCCACTTCTTCTGGGTTATCTTCCTCATCTTCCCCACCCTCATGGCTCACCCGCCGTGCCATTCGGCCAGAAAAGCAGGCCCCTGGGGCTGGTGTGGGCCAGGACCGCCAGGTTCCACTCTGGGGCCAGTTGCTCCTTTTCTTGGTTTTTGCTGCCTTCTTGCTCTTGGTGTATTACTCCATGCAGCCTGAGGATGGCAACCCCTTTCAGATGGAGCCCTAA